In Candidatus Zixiibacteriota bacterium, the sequence CCTTGACCACTGGAATGACATGGGTACCTTTATCGATAACCCTGTGTGGCCCGTACCGGGAGGTTCAATCTGGAGTCCGCTTATTGATCCGATCAACTCTCTTGAGTTAGACCTCGCGTTCGCTATCACCGGCTCCTGCTGCGTCCTTCGCGGAAATGTGGATCACGTCCCTCCTGCGGAAATTAATATCGCTGATCTGACCTACCTTGTGGCATACCTGTTCACTGGTGGTCCACCTCCTCCGTGCTTGGCGGAAGCTGACGTAAACGGCGATGGCGAGCTCAATATCGCCGATCTGACCTACCTTGTGGCTTACCTCTTTACCGGAGGTCCGCCGCCGGTGCCATGTTAGCAGAACACATGGTGTCTACCTGACGGTTGACAATTACAGCGGCCACTCTTTCATTAGAGAGAGTGGCCGCTTCTTTGTGGCCCGACCCGAGCTACTCAAACTATCGAACAGGAGTGGACGATCATGTTTACTAAAATCGTGTGTGCCGTCGGCCTGATGACAGTTCTGCTGTCAATTGGGAACGCTCAGGCAGATCAATCGGAGGACCAGATGTCAATCGGGCAAAGGTTTCATCATGAGACAAGTTTCGGAGACCGGGGCTTCAAAGGAGACGGATCGTATCGTGGTCGCAATCTACCCCTCTACAAAGTGTATGACGGTGCGGTGACCGTGTCTCTACCTCCTCCAAAACCGGGATCGGGGTCCGTTGAGGAAGCCATCACCCAGCGACGTTCCACACGTCGATTCGCCGATACGCCGGTCTCGCTGGAGGAACTTTCGGGGCTTCTCCTGGCTGCTGCTGGAATAACATATCACGGTAAAGGTCTGTCCCTGCGTGCGGCTCCATCCGGAGGTGCCCTGTACCCTTGCGAGATATATGTCGTAGCGCAGAACGTCGATTCTTTGAAAGCAGGTCTCTATCACTACCAAGTCTCGGATTCCACTTTGGAACTTGTCGAGGAGGAAGACCATGGTCGCCAATTGCATCAGGCTTCGCACAACCAGAATGCTGTTGGTTCTTCGCCTGTGACCGTCGTCCTGACGGCACGTTTTGATCGTTCAACCCGGAAGTACGGTGATCGCGGATTTCGCTACGCCTACATTGAGGTGGGCGCAATCGCCGAAAACATCTGTTTGCAAGCTGCTTCGCTGAGTCTGGGGACGGTCTGCATCGGAGCCTTTAA encodes:
- a CDS encoding SagB/ThcOx family dehydrogenase — encoded protein: MFTKIVCAVGLMTVLLSIGNAQADQSEDQMSIGQRFHHETSFGDRGFKGDGSYRGRNLPLYKVYDGAVTVSLPPPKPGSGSVEEAITQRRSTRRFADTPVSLEELSGLLLAAAGITYHGKGLSLRAAPSGGALYPCEIYVVAQNVDSLKAGLYHYQVSDSTLELVEEEDHGRQLHQASHNQNAVGSSPVTVVLTARFDRSTRKYGDRGFRYAYIEVGAIAENICLQAASLSLGTVCIGAFNDDALNQLLGIDGKEEAALLIMPVGIPR